A genomic stretch from Rhodothermales bacterium includes:
- a CDS encoding protein kinase — MIGKTVAQYEIIEQLGAGGMGVVYKARDTKLDRIVALKFLPVAVSTDAAVKERFIQEAKAASSLDDPYICTIHDVAEAEDGQLFIVMAFYDGNTLKYTIDDMTMSAAEACSIARQMALGLGAAHDAGIVHRDVKPANVMVTSKGRVKLLDFGVAKLGESSMLTREGSTIGTAAYMSPEQARGESVDSRSDIWSIGVVLYEMLSGGRPFGGPYEAAIAYSILNEEPAPLTDVPEEIVNIVSKALSKDVDTRYQSAVEMANDLAEFSGDAVLQTAIRPSVGRSNAAVPGLQGIVLRFCIGAAVVLGVLYATMIAFGLPGWVFPAGVLLALVGLPIVLYGASLDRKRASLNTGERQKLTGLRAWLTTKRAYQGGILAGAGLIAVVLGFVGLRTAGVGPFATLISGGTLSEQDLLIVADFHNQTTDPTLGLTVTEAFRIDLSQSTAIRLMDRSAVQSALQRMEINPDTTLTSSLALQLAEREGAKGIIEGDINAAGAGFILNARIMSGVDGSQLAAYRESARSDVDILDAIDRLSAKLREEIGESLVNIRSGEALSQVTTSNTEALRLFTEADEVASAGRFEDALGLIRRVIAMDSNFAMAYRKKAVLHSNLGDRDDSSKAAITKAYGLRDQLPLRERLLAEAYYASEVTEDRDEVTRLYEEVLRRYPYDRVALNNVTLEYRRQKRHEESIPLLRRALEVENASVFRRNLVINYAALGRLDDAEHELQEFEANIPGLSSSADLFGLTAYLKDDYELAEAWTDSMAARAVGIPEEMGALERKNHLLRARGRIADARPYRDKLRAMRRERFASPDQDPLKRKGDSLGGVMGYEHQVALMTGDTRRWKAAFDEGLSFAEENNLIEDDDDPYAWFAMTHVTLGFHKEALPWVVRHEEHHAKTGEESEPWGRAVGAYVRALNDDKQVESALAEIDAARDEIACTRCFHDWQGNLEEKRGALDAAIKHYVQFTSAIDIFALPWNKDTEAIALFKLGSLYEERGDTDEAIAAYTRMAERWKDADAVLQPQVAEARRRIETLLDRKAQEG, encoded by the coding sequence ATGATCGGCAAGACAGTAGCTCAATACGAGATCATCGAGCAACTCGGAGCAGGCGGCATGGGCGTCGTCTACAAGGCTCGCGACACCAAACTCGATCGAATTGTTGCGCTGAAATTTTTGCCGGTCGCGGTGAGTACGGATGCCGCCGTAAAGGAGCGGTTCATCCAGGAGGCGAAGGCGGCGTCTTCGCTCGACGATCCGTACATCTGCACGATCCACGATGTGGCGGAGGCGGAAGACGGACAGTTGTTCATCGTGATGGCCTTCTACGACGGAAATACGCTCAAGTACACGATCGACGACATGACGATGAGCGCTGCGGAGGCCTGCAGCATCGCCCGGCAAATGGCACTTGGGCTGGGTGCGGCGCATGACGCGGGTATCGTTCATCGCGACGTCAAGCCGGCCAACGTGATGGTGACGTCAAAGGGCCGGGTGAAGCTTCTGGACTTCGGTGTTGCCAAGCTTGGCGAATCGTCGATGTTGACGCGCGAAGGCTCTACAATCGGAACGGCAGCGTACATGTCGCCAGAGCAGGCTCGTGGCGAGAGCGTGGATTCGCGTTCGGACATCTGGTCGATCGGCGTCGTTCTCTACGAGATGCTATCGGGTGGTCGCCCGTTTGGAGGTCCGTATGAGGCGGCCATAGCGTATTCGATTCTCAACGAGGAGCCCGCGCCGCTCACGGATGTGCCGGAGGAGATCGTTAACATCGTCAGCAAGGCATTGTCGAAAGATGTCGATACCCGGTACCAGTCGGCCGTCGAGATGGCGAATGATCTGGCGGAATTTTCAGGAGACGCCGTGCTTCAGACGGCGATCAGGCCGTCCGTCGGCCGGTCCAACGCGGCTGTCCCTGGCTTGCAGGGCATTGTTCTTAGGTTTTGCATCGGAGCAGCGGTGGTTCTAGGAGTTCTGTACGCTACGATGATCGCGTTTGGTCTCCCGGGCTGGGTATTCCCGGCAGGCGTGCTTCTGGCTCTGGTGGGGCTTCCAATCGTTCTCTACGGCGCTTCACTCGACCGAAAGCGCGCCTCACTCAACACGGGAGAGCGCCAGAAACTGACCGGTTTGAGGGCGTGGCTTACGACGAAGCGCGCCTATCAGGGCGGCATACTCGCAGGCGCTGGACTCATCGCCGTGGTACTCGGATTTGTAGGACTCAGGACGGCCGGCGTCGGCCCCTTCGCCACGCTCATCAGTGGCGGAACGCTATCGGAGCAGGATCTGCTCATTGTAGCAGATTTCCACAACCAGACCACCGACCCGACCCTCGGCCTCACGGTGACGGAAGCGTTCCGTATCGACCTCTCGCAGTCCACTGCAATACGTTTGATGGACCGGTCGGCTGTCCAGTCGGCGCTTCAGCGAATGGAGATCAACCCGGACACGACGCTCACATCGAGCCTGGCGCTGCAACTCGCCGAGCGGGAGGGCGCAAAGGGGATCATCGAAGGGGACATCAACGCTGCCGGAGCAGGGTTCATTCTTAACGCCCGCATTATGTCGGGAGTTGATGGCTCTCAGCTGGCGGCGTACCGCGAGAGTGCCCGATCCGATGTCGACATTCTTGATGCCATTGACCGGCTTTCCGCCAAGCTGAGGGAAGAGATTGGCGAATCTTTGGTCAACATTCGATCGGGCGAAGCGCTAAGTCAGGTGACGACCTCGAATACCGAAGCGCTACGACTGTTTACCGAGGCTGACGAGGTCGCGAGTGCCGGTCGGTTCGAGGATGCTCTCGGATTGATCCGGCGCGTTATTGCGATGGACTCGAACTTTGCGATGGCCTATCGCAAGAAGGCCGTGCTGCACTCCAACCTCGGTGATCGTGACGACTCCTCGAAAGCTGCTATCACGAAAGCCTATGGACTCCGGGATCAGCTTCCGCTCCGCGAGCGCCTGCTCGCCGAAGCCTACTACGCATCCGAAGTGACGGAAGATCGGGACGAGGTGACGAGGTTGTACGAGGAGGTTCTTCGGCGGTACCCCTACGACCGTGTGGCGCTCAACAACGTGACGCTCGAGTATCGCCGGCAGAAGCGGCACGAGGAGTCGATTCCCCTGCTCAGGAGAGCTCTTGAGGTAGAGAACGCCTCTGTTTTTCGGCGGAACCTCGTCATCAATTATGCCGCTCTGGGCCGACTGGATGACGCTGAGCACGAACTTCAGGAGTTTGAAGCCAACATCCCGGGCCTGAGCAGCTCCGCGGATCTGTTTGGGCTGACGGCATATCTCAAAGACGATTACGAATTGGCCGAGGCGTGGACCGATTCGATGGCCGCACGGGCCGTCGGTATTCCGGAAGAGATGGGTGCGCTGGAGAGGAAGAATCATCTCCTGAGGGCTCGCGGAAGGATTGCGGATGCCAGGCCGTACCGTGATAAGCTGCGAGCGATGCGGCGGGAGCGGTTTGCATCGCCAGATCAAGACCCGCTCAAAAGGAAGGGCGACTCGCTGGGCGGGGTCATGGGCTACGAACATCAGGTAGCCCTTATGACGGGGGATACGAGAAGGTGGAAAGCCGCCTTTGATGAAGGATTGAGTTTCGCGGAGGAGAATAATCTGATCGAAGATGACGACGATCCCTACGCATGGTTCGCGATGACGCACGTGACGCTCGGCTTTCATAAAGAAGCATTGCCGTGGGTGGTGCGGCACGAAGAGCATCACGCGAAAACCGGAGAGGAGTCCGAGCCGTGGGGTCGGGCTGTGGGGGCCTATGTCAGGGCGCTAAACGATGACAAACAAGTCGAGAGTGCACTGGCTGAGATCGATGCGGCCCGCGATGAGATCGCCTGCACGCGTTGCTTTCATGACTGGCAGGGGAACCTGGAGGAGAAAAGGGGGGCACTGGACGCAGCAATCAAGCACTACGTGCAGTTTACGTCGGCGATTGACATCTTCGCTTTGCCCTGGAACAAGGACACCGAAGCGATAGCACTGTTCAAACTGGGCTCGCTCTACGAGGAACGCGGCGACACTGACGAGGCGATCGCGGCCTACACGCGAATGGCAGAGCGGTGGAAGGATGCCGATGCGGTGCTTCAGCCACAGGTAGCGGAGGCAAGACGGCGGATAGAGACGCTGCTGGATCGGAAGGCCCAGGAGGGGTAG
- a CDS encoding HPr kinase/phosphorylase — MLHQPIAYKKDSITVPFLIENLRTVVGVEIESVNGLTGEGRNVTESNLHRPGLALAGYIDLFTHQRVQVLGNTENQFLMYLEARDRSKAFRNLVKFPVPCIFLTEGNKLLKSLVNIATRADIPIFRTPLPSTEFMSVLRDFLIDQFALQQSIHASLVDVYGIGMLLMGKAGIGKSEVALDLVERGHRLVADDVVIATQKEENLLMGSGTDLVQHFMEIRGLGLVDVRAMFGIRAIRFQKRVEVVVNMHVWDPDEEYTRLGMVEDEYEILGVKLPLVKLPITPGKNVTVLCEVIAMNHLLAHYGYNAAEVFAQRLSERIEDNSKGVPKRGIEYFEHDYE; from the coding sequence ATGCTGCATCAACCGATCGCGTACAAGAAGGACTCGATCACGGTACCATTTCTGATTGAAAATCTGCGGACCGTCGTCGGCGTGGAGATCGAATCCGTGAACGGACTCACCGGTGAAGGGCGCAATGTCACCGAGAGCAATCTTCATCGACCGGGGCTCGCGCTCGCCGGTTACATTGATCTGTTTACCCACCAGAGAGTGCAGGTCCTGGGGAATACGGAGAACCAGTTTCTGATGTATCTCGAAGCCAGGGATCGTTCAAAAGCGTTCCGCAACCTGGTCAAATTCCCAGTGCCGTGCATCTTCCTGACGGAAGGAAATAAGCTGCTCAAGTCGCTCGTCAACATAGCGACGCGGGCGGACATACCGATCTTCAGGACGCCGCTGCCGTCGACGGAGTTCATGTCCGTACTCCGCGACTTCCTGATCGATCAGTTTGCACTCCAGCAGTCAATCCACGCCTCGCTCGTTGATGTATACGGCATCGGAATGCTATTGATGGGGAAAGCCGGAATCGGGAAAAGCGAGGTTGCGCTCGACCTGGTCGAGAGGGGCCACCGCCTAGTTGCGGACGATGTTGTGATCGCGACCCAAAAAGAAGAGAACCTGTTGATGGGTTCGGGCACGGATCTCGTTCAGCACTTCATGGAGATTCGTGGTCTCGGCCTGGTGGACGTTCGCGCCATGTTTGGCATTCGCGCAATCCGGTTTCAGAAGAGAGTCGAAGTCGTCGTAAACATGCACGTCTGGGATCCGGACGAAGAGTATACGCGGCTTGGAATGGTCGAGGACGAGTACGAGATTCTCGGCGTGAAGCTTCCACTCGTGAAGCTTCCGATCACGCCTGGAAAGAATGTGACCGTGTTGTGTGAGGTGATCGCCATGAACCATCTTCTTGCACACTATGGATACAATGCAGCGGAAGTGTTCGCGCAGCGGCTGTCAGAGCGAATCGAGGACAACTCGAAGGGTGTGCCGAAGCGTGGCATTGAGTACTTCGAGCACGATTACGAGTAG
- a CDS encoding AAA family ATPase translates to MSDFDIAAVNERIASESRFVDDLVSEIGKVVVGQRYMIERLLIGLLGEGHVLLEGVPGLAKTLTVSSLARSIGTGFQRIQFTPDLLPADLLGTLVYNQKDGDFFIKKGPIFSNIILADEINRSPAKVQSALLESMQERQVTIGETTFPLEEPFLVLATQNPIEQEGTYPLPEAQVDRFMMKIKVSYPTRKEELEIMRRNARTGDKAVVREVVTPAQILKARTVINDLYADDRVEQYMVDLVVASREPAAYKLADLAPLIQYGASPRASINLNLAARAHAFLRHRAYVTPEDVRSIAMDVLRHRVAITYEAEAEEINSEDIVQKILDTVEVP, encoded by the coding sequence ATGAGTGATTTCGACATTGCGGCAGTAAACGAACGAATTGCCAGTGAGAGCAGGTTTGTGGATGACCTGGTATCCGAGATCGGCAAAGTTGTTGTCGGACAACGATATATGATCGAGCGGCTGCTGATCGGGTTGCTGGGAGAGGGCCACGTGCTGCTGGAAGGCGTGCCGGGGCTTGCCAAGACGCTGACCGTCAGTTCCCTCGCACGGTCGATTGGCACCGGATTCCAGCGAATACAGTTCACGCCTGACCTGCTGCCGGCGGACCTCCTCGGAACGCTCGTGTACAACCAGAAGGATGGTGACTTCTTTATTAAGAAGGGACCGATCTTTTCGAATATCATTCTGGCGGACGAGATCAACCGTTCGCCGGCGAAAGTGCAGAGCGCCCTCCTGGAGAGCATGCAGGAGCGGCAGGTGACGATCGGAGAAACCACGTTTCCACTGGAGGAACCCTTTCTGGTACTCGCTACACAGAACCCGATCGAGCAGGAGGGCACCTACCCGTTACCGGAAGCGCAGGTCGACCGCTTCATGATGAAGATCAAAGTCTCGTATCCCACCCGGAAGGAAGAACTGGAGATCATGCGGCGCAATGCCCGGACCGGAGACAAAGCGGTTGTCAGGGAAGTCGTAACGCCAGCGCAGATTCTGAAAGCGAGGACCGTCATCAACGATCTCTACGCAGACGATCGAGTCGAGCAATACATGGTGGACCTGGTCGTCGCTTCGAGAGAGCCGGCCGCTTACAAACTGGCCGATCTTGCTCCCCTCATTCAGTACGGTGCCTCGCCACGTGCATCGATTAATCTCAATCTGGCCGCGCGCGCTCATGCGTTTCTGCGCCATAGGGCGTACGTGACACCGGAAGATGTTCGTTCTATAGCGATGGACGTCCTTCGCCACCGCGTCGCGATTACGTACGAGGCTGAAGCTGAGGAGATCAACAGCGAAGATATTGTCCAGAAGATTCTCGACACCGTAGAGGTACCGTAG
- a CDS encoding methionyl-tRNA formyltransferase, translating into MGTPEFSVPSLERLVEEGYGPVAVATVPDVPGRRGSKLQTSAVKRAALRLGIDKVMQPESVKDPAFAADVVDLAADVIVVVAFKILPPAVYEAARLGAFNLHGSLLPRYRGAAPIHHAVLNGDRTTGVTTFFLKQKVDTGDVILRREMSIGPDETTGDVHDRMMTLGAEAVVDTVRLIELGDVPSLPQDDTLASPAPKVFRAHAEIDWNLPAAKVHNHIRGMSPVPGAFTHHGDVILKALRSRRRSESGAPGEVLGSEDEMIVACGDGAVEIMELQLEGRRKMSAREALRGYRLTRGELLGRPGRQAAR; encoded by the coding sequence ATGGGAACGCCGGAGTTTTCGGTACCCTCTCTCGAGCGTCTCGTGGAAGAAGGCTACGGGCCCGTAGCCGTTGCCACCGTTCCGGACGTGCCAGGGAGAAGAGGGTCAAAGCTGCAGACCTCTGCGGTCAAGCGGGCGGCATTGCGCCTCGGGATCGACAAGGTGATGCAGCCCGAGTCGGTGAAGGACCCTGCATTCGCTGCGGATGTCGTAGACCTGGCCGCGGACGTGATTGTCGTAGTGGCGTTCAAGATTCTTCCACCGGCGGTGTATGAAGCCGCCCGACTCGGAGCGTTCAATCTGCACGGCTCACTTCTTCCCAGGTATCGTGGTGCTGCACCCATCCATCATGCGGTGCTGAACGGTGACCGGACGACGGGAGTTACGACGTTCTTTCTGAAGCAAAAGGTCGACACGGGAGACGTAATTCTAAGGCGTGAAATGTCTATTGGTCCGGACGAGACGACGGGTGACGTCCACGACCGGATGATGACCCTGGGCGCTGAGGCCGTTGTCGATACCGTCCGGTTAATTGAACTCGGCGATGTGCCCTCGCTTCCACAGGACGACACGCTTGCCAGCCCCGCGCCGAAAGTATTCCGCGCCCACGCGGAGATTGACTGGAATCTGCCGGCGGCGAAGGTCCACAACCACATTCGAGGGATGTCGCCGGTTCCGGGAGCGTTCACGCATCATGGCGACGTCATTCTGAAGGCTCTGAGGTCGCGCCGTCGCAGCGAAAGCGGTGCGCCCGGCGAGGTGCTTGGTTCGGAAGATGAAATGATTGTCGCCTGTGGAGACGGTGCGGTTGAGATCATGGAGCTCCAACTGGAGGGCCGTCGCAAGATGAGCGCCAGAGAGGCACTACGAGGATACCGTCTGACCAGAGGCGAATTACTTGGTCGCCCGGGGCGCCAGGCGGCCCGATAA
- a CDS encoding GWxTD domain-containing protein → MTHRYDSALYVILCFVTLALAVRPVSVMGQVDAIDLDIEAISLMAQTRDAGSRVDVYTRVPFTELAFQPSPEGFVARYRIAGEIVELGADGRRGNPVRSPVWDRTVNVPSFGETKDRTRFDYTTQTVLLRPGRYAVELSLQSEDGATSFVKETEIEVKGFDAPISISDLLLLEEYDVESSQMLPSVSNRLGSDQLGFSLMYEVYVRQPRSVRISRQVFLAPDGMTAGETPADEMESEEIVFVDAETKFLEARRSQHIVTIPTNELRLGGYLVRVSLEDEDGNVFDVAEKSFTVDWMGLADHIMDVDEAIAQLQYIAKRKEIRHILEPESKSERLARFQEFWRKRDPSPGTRRNERMEEYYHRVSHANRRYGSLIDGWKTDRGQVVVLFGEPDFVESHPYNFNVEPYEIWFYYSIGRRFIFVDRTGLGDYQLLVPIWDERTRLR, encoded by the coding sequence ATGACGCATCGATACGACTCGGCTCTCTACGTCATCCTCTGTTTCGTCACCCTGGCGCTGGCCGTTCGTCCGGTATCGGTGATGGGACAGGTGGATGCCATCGACCTCGATATCGAGGCGATCAGTCTGATGGCGCAGACGCGCGATGCAGGGTCCCGGGTCGATGTATACACCCGAGTCCCTTTTACCGAACTGGCGTTTCAGCCCTCTCCGGAGGGCTTCGTCGCGAGGTATCGGATTGCAGGCGAGATTGTTGAGCTCGGAGCAGATGGTCGGCGCGGCAATCCAGTCAGGAGCCCGGTCTGGGATCGAACCGTGAATGTGCCCAGTTTCGGCGAGACAAAAGACAGGACGCGATTTGACTACACGACGCAGACCGTCCTGCTGAGACCAGGGCGGTACGCGGTCGAGCTCTCTCTCCAGAGCGAGGACGGCGCAACCTCGTTCGTCAAGGAAACCGAGATCGAGGTCAAGGGCTTCGACGCTCCGATATCCATCAGCGATCTGCTTCTCCTGGAAGAGTACGACGTTGAGTCATCGCAGATGCTGCCGAGTGTATCAAACCGCCTGGGATCCGATCAACTCGGCTTTTCCCTGATGTACGAGGTCTACGTGCGTCAGCCGCGGTCGGTGCGTATTTCACGCCAGGTATTTCTTGCCCCGGACGGCATGACCGCTGGGGAAACGCCTGCAGACGAGATGGAATCTGAAGAGATCGTGTTCGTTGATGCGGAAACGAAATTCCTGGAAGCCCGCCGAAGCCAGCACATCGTCACGATTCCGACCAACGAACTCAGGCTTGGTGGATATCTCGTGCGGGTTTCTTTAGAGGACGAAGACGGCAACGTGTTCGACGTGGCGGAGAAGTCATTCACGGTCGACTGGATGGGGCTAGCCGATCACATCATGGATGTCGATGAGGCGATCGCCCAGCTGCAGTATATCGCCAAGCGGAAGGAGATACGACACATCCTCGAGCCCGAGTCGAAGTCCGAGCGGCTGGCACGCTTCCAGGAGTTCTGGAGAAAGCGCGATCCGTCGCCAGGCACACGACGAAACGAGCGCATGGAAGAGTATTATCATCGCGTATCTCACGCGAACCGGCGATACGGCTCCCTCATTGATGGCTGGAAGACCGATCGCGGGCAGGTGGTCGTCTTGTTCGGAGAACCGGACTTCGTTGAGAGTCACCCATACAATTTCAACGTCGAGCCCTACGAGATCTGGTTTTACTACAGCATAGGTCGCCGCTTCATCTTCGTCGATCGAACAGGTCTCGGTGACTACCAGTTGCTCGTGCCGATCTGGGATGAACGCACGCGCCTTCGGTAG
- the ftsY gene encoding signal recognition particle-docking protein FtsY, whose translation MALFNKTQRAEAEAEKLAEGLEKTRSSIFGKLNRIVRGKDAVDDSVLDELEELLVTSDVGVKTTVDIVHRVEARVARDKFVSTKELQHLIRDEVAGLLLDSTAERPADFDASLPNRPHVIMIVGVNGVGKTTSIGKIAHRYKQAGRKVVIGAADTFRAAAIEQLEVWATRAGVDLIKQRHGSDPAAVAFDTLAAANNRNADVVIIDTAGRLHTKGGLMDELSKIKRVMDRQVDDAPHEVLLVLDASTGQNAIRQAEEFTRSVDVTGLVLTKLDGTAKGGIVIGISNEFGIPVKYIGVGETIDDLQVFDKRRFVDALFG comes from the coding sequence ATGGCACTCTTCAACAAGACTCAGAGAGCGGAGGCAGAGGCCGAAAAACTCGCCGAGGGCCTGGAGAAAACGCGGTCCAGTATTTTCGGAAAATTGAATCGGATCGTTCGCGGAAAGGACGCCGTCGATGATTCCGTGCTGGATGAGCTGGAAGAATTACTGGTAACGAGCGACGTTGGTGTAAAAACGACGGTCGATATCGTGCATCGCGTTGAGGCTCGCGTGGCGCGTGACAAGTTCGTATCGACAAAAGAGCTCCAGCATCTGATTCGCGACGAGGTCGCCGGCCTTCTGCTCGACAGCACGGCGGAGCGGCCGGCCGACTTTGACGCATCCCTTCCGAATCGCCCGCATGTTATCATGATCGTGGGCGTCAACGGTGTTGGAAAGACGACGTCGATCGGGAAGATTGCACATCGATACAAGCAGGCCGGACGCAAGGTAGTGATCGGAGCCGCCGACACATTCCGTGCCGCCGCCATCGAACAGCTCGAGGTGTGGGCCACACGCGCCGGAGTCGATTTGATCAAGCAGCGGCACGGTTCCGATCCGGCCGCCGTGGCGTTCGACACGTTGGCTGCTGCGAACAACCGGAATGCAGATGTCGTCATCATCGACACTGCGGGCCGGCTGCACACGAAGGGCGGATTGATGGACGAACTCTCGAAAATCAAGCGGGTCATGGATCGGCAGGTCGACGATGCGCCGCATGAGGTACTCCTGGTACTCGACGCATCCACGGGGCAGAACGCGATTCGTCAGGCAGAGGAGTTCACGAGAAGTGTGGACGTGACAGGCCTGGTGCTGACGAAACTCGACGGAACCGCCAAAGGAGGCATTGTGATTGGCATTTCCAACGAGTTCGGAATACCCGTAAAATATATCGGTGTGGGCGAGACGATCGACGACCTGCAAGTCTTCGACAAGAGGCGGTTCGTCGACGCTCTATTCGGCTGA
- a CDS encoding CDP-alcohol phosphatidyltransferase family protein: protein MVSDSTDTRPKKWPALGRFWTVPNILTMSRLVLAACVTYLILTNGSLVWLFVLLALAMATDWFDGQIARWSHTVSEWGKVLDPMVDKFSAGLVVLALFITGQLPGWYLGFIAGRDLLILLGGLVLVRRTGRIAVSMWSGKVAVTAVAITVLAALLRADPPILNFCIWTSAGLLVYSYIRYLVRFFRFLSYGAVPHLNLDEELVEEDKVEAV from the coding sequence ATGGTTTCTGACAGCACCGATACCCGGCCGAAGAAGTGGCCTGCCCTGGGGCGATTCTGGACCGTGCCCAATATACTGACGATGAGTCGGCTGGTCCTCGCCGCCTGTGTCACGTACCTGATTCTAACGAACGGGTCGCTCGTCTGGTTGTTTGTGCTGCTGGCTCTGGCTATGGCGACCGACTGGTTCGACGGGCAGATTGCGCGATGGTCGCACACCGTGTCGGAATGGGGTAAGGTCCTGGATCCGATGGTCGACAAATTCAGCGCAGGCCTCGTCGTTCTGGCGCTGTTCATCACCGGCCAGCTTCCAGGCTGGTATCTGGGATTCATCGCAGGCCGCGACCTGTTGATTCTGCTCGGTGGATTGGTACTCGTGCGACGCACCGGCCGGATCGCCGTCAGTATGTGGTCGGGGAAGGTCGCGGTCACGGCAGTCGCCATCACGGTCCTCGCTGCCCTGCTTCGCGCCGACCCGCCGATCCTGAACTTCTGTATCTGGACGTCCGCGGGTCTACTGGTATACTCGTACATCAGATACCTCGTGCGTTTCTTTCGATTCCTCAGTTACGGTGCCGTGCCGCATCTGAATCTGGACGAGGAGTTGGTGGAAGAGGACAAGGTAGAAGCAGTATAG
- a CDS encoding glycosyltransferase, whose amino-acid sequence MGIEDREDTQSTLLVFDIDRREAGVRLTLTAFIVFSFCLAVQIGYWTILTLGFRRQLRRTATAPSTTAVPVSVIVAARNEADRLPALLASLAAQTYDRFEVLIVDDGSTDATADIVRKQARSDDRFRLVATTPAEPRKKNALGAGIEEAAFERLAFTDADCHPRAGWLSSLAACSTDRDTVVAGYSPFEREAGMVNAVSRYETFLTGYLTAAAIGLGRPYMAVGRNLSYSKELFGRIDGFDHSAHLLSGDDDLLVQEAARRGASVLHMHERESQVPTAAPESWSEWIRQKRRHASAGRYYRPSVKAHLLAFHVTGHAMWLAPIVAGLPGLALLAGRLIIQRAALARPAAVFGERDLLNLQPVWELLYALYNVLVAPVGLLFQPGEWRTGGERQVG is encoded by the coding sequence ATGGGAATTGAGGACAGGGAAGATACACAATCGACCCTGCTTGTTTTTGACATTGACCGGCGAGAAGCCGGGGTACGGCTCACGTTGACCGCTTTCATCGTATTCTCGTTTTGCCTCGCCGTTCAGATCGGGTACTGGACCATCCTGACTCTGGGCTTCCGGCGGCAGCTCCGCCGCACCGCGACCGCGCCATCGACCACTGCAGTGCCAGTCTCGGTGATCGTCGCCGCACGTAACGAGGCCGATCGACTGCCGGCCCTCCTCGCATCCCTGGCTGCTCAAACCTACGATCGCTTTGAGGTTCTGATCGTCGATGATGGCTCCACGGATGCCACGGCTGACATCGTCCGAAAACAGGCTCGTTCGGACGACCGATTCCGGCTTGTCGCAACGACGCCGGCGGAACCACGAAAGAAGAATGCACTCGGGGCTGGCATCGAGGAAGCCGCGTTCGAGCGTCTGGCATTCACCGACGCTGACTGCCATCCCCGTGCCGGCTGGCTGAGCTCACTCGCCGCCTGTTCGACCGACCGCGACACGGTGGTGGCAGGCTACAGCCCGTTTGAGCGGGAAGCCGGAATGGTCAACGCAGTCTCGCGGTATGAGACGTTTCTGACCGGCTACCTGACAGCCGCCGCCATCGGCCTGGGCCGTCCCTACATGGCGGTTGGGCGCAATCTGTCTTATTCGAAAGAACTCTTTGGTCGCATCGACGGATTCGATCACTCCGCGCACCTGTTGAGTGGCGATGATGATCTGCTCGTTCAGGAGGCCGCACGACGCGGCGCTTCGGTACTGCACATGCACGAGCGGGAGAGTCAGGTACCGACTGCCGCGCCCGAGAGCTGGTCAGAGTGGATCCGGCAGAAGCGGCGTCACGCCTCTGCCGGCCGATACTACCGTCCGTCCGTCAAGGCCCACCTGCTGGCATTTCACGTCACAGGACACGCGATGTGGCTGGCGCCCATTGTGGCCGGTCTGCCGGGACTCGCGCTGCTGGCCGGTCGCCTCATCATACAGCGAGCCGCCCTCGCCCGCCCGGCCGCCGTCTTCGGTGAGCGGGATCTCCTGAACCTCCAACCGGTGTGGGAGCTACTGTACGCGCTCTACAACGTCTTGGTGGCGCCTGTCGGACTACTGTTCCAACCGGGTGAATGGAGAACGGGAGGCGAAAGGCAGGTCGGTTGA